The genomic DNA GGAATCGCAGAGCTGTGTGCCAGGTCATGCCGGGTAACGATGAGCTAATGGGATGATGTCGATTATGAAGGGACGCGTCCTTGTCGTCGACGACGACAGCGCACTGGCCGAGATGCTCGGGATCGTGCTGCGTGGTGAAGGGTTCGAGCCGTCGTTCGTAGCGGACGGCGACAAGGCGCTCGCCGCATTCCGGGAGACCAAGCCCGACCTGGTACTCCTCGACCTCATGCTGCCCGGACGGGACGGCATCGAGGTGTGCCGGCTCATCCGCGCCGAGTCGGGCGTGCCGATCGTCATGCTCACCGCCAAGAGCGACACCGTGGACGTGGTCGTCGGCCTCGAATCCGGTGCCGACGACTACATCGTCAAACCGTTCAAGCCGAAGGAGCTCGTCGCCCGCATCCGGGCGCGCCTGCGCAGGTCCGAGGAGCCCGCGCCCGAGCAGCTCACC from Streptomyces sp. MRC013 includes the following:
- the mtrA gene encoding two-component system response regulator MtrA — translated: MMSIMKGRVLVVDDDSALAEMLGIVLRGEGFEPSFVADGDKALAAFRETKPDLVLLDLMLPGRDGIEVCRLIRAESGVPIVMLTAKSDTVDVVVGLESGADDYIVKPFKPKELVARIRARLRRSEEPAPEQLTIGDLVIDVAGHSVKRDGQSIALTPLEFDLLVALARKPWQVFTREVLLEQVWGYRHAADTRLVNVHVQRLRSKVERDPERPEIVVTVRGVGYKAGPS